The DNA window GGACGACATTCGCCCCCAACTGCTTCATCTCCTTGAAGTCTTCTTCGACAGTCGTCCATTCGTCGTCCCAATAATCTTCAATGAGCCGTCCGTTGGCATCGTGGTCGTAGTTAAAGCCCCACGGAACAAACTTGCGGCCAGACTTCTCCAGCACGAACGAACGCTGGTCGTCGCCCACACGAACCCATTCGAGTTCGGCGGCAAAACATTGGCCGGTCAGGACGAACAATGCCAGCGCCAGGGACCAAAGGATTCTCATGTTCTCACTCTTTCGGATTCGTGACCCGCCCCATAAACAGGATGCTGTTGGTCTGATTGTCTCGGATTAGTGAGGCAAGAGGGTGTCTTATGGTTTGGAGTCCTTGTTGCCATTCTCCCACCACAGTTTATGAAACACCGGCTGCGGCCCCATCCAGCTTTTGCTGCCGAACAGCCTATCGCCCTTGTCGTGGTACGCTCGCAGGCTGAGCAAGTCGAGGTCTTTCCACGACGACAGGGCATTGCCGTCGGTGGTCTTGAAATCCTGCGGCTCCAGCAACAAGGTTTGCTTGCTCTTACCACCATTCAAATTCACCACAGCAACGTACTCCTGGCTGCGTCCTCGGTACGAACGGAAGAAATTCTCCGTCAGCACGATCACCAATTCGTTGGGTTTGTCGGACTGCACATCCAGAGCAAAGCGAAATCTGTCCTGCCCTCGCCACTTCGGGTCGTTAAGCTTGCGAGTCGAAAATTCCCAATGATGCGGATTCCTCGCCGACAAGAGATACCAATCCTCCCAGCCACGGCTGAAATCGTCGATTAGTGGGGATGACTCATCCGTGGCCTTTGTCCCGGCCGTACGCAATTGATCTGGTGTCGCCGTATGCAGCAGCGAACTGATCGCAAACGTCTCGGTCGGGAGAGCAAACGGAACCGGCTCGGGTTTCTCCAATCGGTAATGGACGTTGGCGAAGGCGAAAAGGGGCTGCGTGACCGAAAGGATCGGCAGAGGGGCAGTCCACTTGTTGCCGGTTCGCTTTGCTTCGGCAGTTCTCCAGAACCGGGCCTGCGGGTCGGGATCGACCGAGTACAGGATGTGGACCCGTTCGACGGGCTTAGAACCGTCCGGCGTCACTTCCAGCAAAGGCACGCCGTCATCGGCGACGAGCAGCAGTCTGGACGCCGGTGTAGCCGGGAACTCGAATGTTCCTTGGAGATGCTGGTCGATCCACAGGGGCCTCGTGACGGCGAACTCCGGCGTGAATCGGTGATTCATGTGCGGCGTGAAAGAGTACCGCACTTCCTCGTGGGGAATCAGTGCCCCGGTGCGGTACGTGTCGTCCATGATGCCGTGGAAGTCGTTGGTCGCCCCCAACCAAAGAAGCGGGGCTGTGATGTGCGCCGCATACGACTCGAAACCGATGGTGGCGTTGAACAGGTCCACGTCACCGTTCGGCGTTTGCTTCCTTTGTTCGGGCAAGAGCGGCCACGGCTGGGTGCGAAATCCTGAACCGCCCACGGACGGCGCAGCGACTTTCACCCGGTCATCGGTACCGGCGACATAGACCGTCAGGTTGCCGCCCATCGAGTGGCCGTACACGCCGAGCCGGTCAGCATCGACTTCCGGCTGCTGTTCCAAGAACGTCAAACCCCGTCTCGCTCCGAGCGTCAGCAGATACCAGTTGTTGTTCCGTGGAGACTCGAAAGGATCGAGGTACTTTTCGCCGGGCTTGAGGTTGAAGTATCCCGGCACGTTCTGCTGCGTCGGATCAACGGCTCCCCAATCTGTGTTGGCGTCACCGGGCTTCGCATCCTCCATCTCCCGGCCGCCCCAATTGATCGAAAGGCAGGCGTAGCCACGCTTGGCGTAGAACTCGACCTCGTGCAGGAAGGCTCGCTGGCCACCGCCGTGGACATGCAGCAGGCCGGGCAGTTTCTTCGCTCCCTTGGGGAAGGCGAAAAATCCCGCCATGCGTGCCGATTGTCCCTTGAACGTACCAATGTGGTAGGTGACGTAACGATAGACGATGCCGTCGTTCTTCCACTCCCGCACGAGTTTCGTGTCGAGCGGCTCCTGGCGAGGATCGAAGTCGGAAAAGAGTGCTGTGACAGATCGAGGAGGCTCTTGACCGTGGGCAAGCGTTGAACCGAAGAAGACAAAGCTGAGAGCGATCAGAGCGTAGTGCATGTATTTCCGATTTATTGTTGTTTAGGACGCGGGTCATTTCTCAATCTCAATTCCCTCGTTCTCAAACCAGCGGGCCAGTGCCGCTTCCAACGCCGCCGTTGACTCAGCCAGTGTCCTTGGCTTGTCATCCTCGAAAACCAGCCCACCGTAGTCGAGCGCCCTTGCAATGAAGCCGAAGTCCTCCTGGTCGCCAATTTCGATGTGCCCGTATCCCCGGACCCATTGGGCAATGGCGGGAAAGGTCTTCTCGACCTTCCCTTGTTCCTTAGATGGCTTGATTGCTCCAGCCGAGCGTGCCTCATTCATGTGCGCCAAAAACTCGTTGAATTCCAAATCGACGATAGGCAACTCGCCCACCAGGTCCACTTGAACGCCGATGTCGGTCAAAGCAGACAACAAGGACTTCCACTTCGGGTTCTTTCTAAGAAGGATGCGAGAGGGACGGTGCTGACCCTCGACCAATGGCCGCTTCATGGCGTGCGCCAGGAGTGTTGCAAGGTCATTCACCGTGGGCGACTGGCTGATTTCGGAATGTGCCAGCAGGAATCCATCGGGTTGCGAAAGAACCATTCCGACGTAGTGGGTGGCCGTTTGCATGATGGGCTTGGGCAAGGCTCGAAAGTCTGCCTCCCACGTTTCGTCCTTCTGACGCATTCGCTTTAGCTGGCTCTTGACGAAGGCTGCCCCTTTGCCGAGCTTCAATTGTTCCCCTGGATCGACCACCTTATTTCCTTCGCTTTCGCTTTGCCGCAGCTTTCACCGCCCTGAATTCCGACTCATCGCCAAAGTGGAAGAAGAGCATGCCTTCCAATTGGCTGTCCTTCACGACCGCCCAGCCACGTCCTATTGCTGCATCCATTTCGTCGTTGCCATCCCAAGAAAACTCGATGGCTGGCTTTCCATCTCTGGTGGTCAGGCGGCAGTCCATTTGACCCTGAACGCATGCGAAATGGAACGAACCGAGGCCGTTGCGGTCGAACTCAATAAAGCCTTCGACCTCATCGTCCACGTAGTCCTGGTCCCATTGGTCCATCCAGGTGATTCGCCAGCGGCCAGTGAACTCGTTCTTCTTCTTGGACTTCTTTGCCATGTTCATTCCTGTTGGCACTTGGAATCCAGATTTCATTTGAGCCGCCGCTCGCCCAAGAGATAGCTTTGCATGAGTTGTCGATTTTCGTCGGTGGTCGATTCCGGTTCTACCTCCTTGCACACACGGTCGTAAACTGCGTAGGCATAGTCCCAAAGTTCCGCAGCCACGGCACGATCGATTGCCTCGAATGCTGTTAGCACAATCTCGACGAGAGGTAGAAACTCCGAATCATCAACGGGATAATCGTCTTGGCGGGCGAACATGCCATCGATTTGTGCCTTGCCAAGACTGACCAGTTGCGACCTGCTGTAATCGTTCATCAGGAAATGTTCCCTTGTTACTCAAGCCTCAATTCCGAGACGATCTTCTTCACTTGTTTCGCCGCATCGTTGCGGGACAATCCCCGAGTTTCCCGCAAGAACTCAATCGCCTGCTCTCGCTCCCCCGTCCTGACTAATCCGTAAAGACGCATCTCCCACTGGGAATCAACGCCGGGCGCAACAGGTGGTAGCCATTCCACACGAATGTTTCCATGGGGAATGCCACAGGTCAGAATTCGTCGCTGGTCGTCGGGAAAATGCGTCTTTTTGTATTCGACAAGCTCGTCGAGCATCGCTTCCACGTCGATTGACTTGAACTCGCTCCACATTTCAGGGTTCTCGGCTTTGATGGTTTCCCATGCCGAGCGATAATTCTCACGAGCATGACCGAGGCCAGCCGTTTCATTCCAGGCGATGTTGGCGAACATCAAGGCGACTTGAGCGGCCTCAGATGAAGGGGCGCTATTGGACTTGCGCAGTAGTCGTTCCGCCATCTCTTTCATTATCTCCGACATTTTCTTGGTCTGCTGAGCCATGCTTCCTCCTTACTCTCGATGGATGTTCACATCTTCCGCCAATCAGGCAGCCCCTTCTTCATCTCTTTGGTCGCCTGCTTGGGGTCGAATGCGTCAGGGTCGAATGTTCCAGCCCAACGCAGCAAGCGTTCGTGATCCTCATGCTCTGGATCGGCAATGACTGCCAGGAACTCGTAGTAACCGCCCATGCCGCCGACATCTTCGGGCGGACATGATCGTTCGCCTTCCAGGCAGAGCGGATACTTTTTGTCCTTCTCCAGCGGCGGGCAGCCTTCGTAAAGAACCTCGTGTTCCCAGCCGTCTCCGAAGTCGTATTTGTACTTGAAGGCGAAACGCTGGCCGGTCTCGGGCAGAATTCTGCTGAGCATTGTAGTCGTCGAGTCGATGCCGTCGAAGTGATCGAAATCGTCGTCCAGAAGCTCGGGATCGCCGTATCTTTCGCCCTTGATCTCGAACTGGTGGAGATGACTATTGGTCCAACCCATTGCCGTCTGGATGTATTCGTGGAGTTTGTCGAAGGTGCAGTCTTGCACCTGGATGCGCCGCCAGATTGGCGGCTTTGCACCGAGCAGCGTGATCTTGAACTGGTAGAGAACGTCCGGTTTCGCCTTCGGCTTCCGCTGCGACTTCTTCCTGGCCGGTGGTGCATTCTTCGCCATGATTCCGTCTTGCAGGCGATCCATCAGGTGCTTGGCAACCACCAGGTACCTGGTAGCCATCAGCACAGCCAACGGTTTCCGGGCATCCCCGTCTTGCAAATCCTCGGCCAGGGCCATCGTCATGCTGGCGACTTCGACCACGGTAAGCGGCTTCTCTTTCGCCAGCTTGTTCTTGATGGCCTTCGAGAGCGTGGGCACCGAAAGCAACACATCTCGCTGAGCAGGGGCCAGCCAGAAGTGATCGAGCGGCTTTGTTTTGATCCGTAGCTGCTCAGCGGCAACGAGTGCTTTGGCTGCAAACTCAGCGATCTGCACGGCCTGATCGGAAATCGCTTTTTTCTGGCGTGCGTCCTCGATCTTCAAAGTCTGCGGAGACGCTTCGTCCGTGTACGTGTCGAGCAATCGCTGAATCTTCTCGAACACGGCGTCGAGCTTCTTCTGCTTCTTGTTGTCCTCGCAGTGATTGGCTTCAGCGGCGATATAGCCACCGAAGTCATCCAGGTCGTCGAGGGTCATCATCACCGGCTCGCCGCTCGGCGTATCCCGAATGATCTGCTCAAAATCCTGGTCGAGGCACATCAGGTCTTCGAGGACCATCTTCCGCTCGGCAAGGGTTAGCTTGAGCGGCACTTTCTCGCCGGGTTTAATTTGTTTTTTGGTGGGCATGATGGCTTCCTTGCGCTGGGTGAAATAGTATTTTACCGTTTGTGCAAGAGCCAAGGTAGAATGCCCAAAGCAATCCGACGAAGATCGAATACCGTGGAGAACTCACTCGTCGTAGGCCGAAGACGATGGATTTTCCGCCACTCGAAACAGAAGCAGACTTTTGAAGGCGGCAGCCAATGAGCTTCAATACCGACGCCTTTTTCCAGGGCTTCACAACTTATCTCAGAAACCAGCGATCGGACACAGTCAGGTACGCATGCGTTGCGGCATCCCCCGAGCACTGGTTTCAAGTCGAAGCGATTTCGTGGCTGCATTCAAATCGAACGGCGGTCGGCATTGACGGCGGCGAACCTTCAACGCCTGACTGGGACGTATTGTTCGAGAAGCGGAAAGTCGACATTTGGCTCCAGCAAGTGGCGGGCGCCGATGAGCAAAGGGGTGAGGTGGTGACCAATTTCCGGGCGCTCCCGAAACTTAGAATGGCTGGAAAAGGAGATCGCCACGATGACTCAGAAACGGAAGCCAGCGGTTCCTCAAGGCAGGCGGCAGTTCGATGAGGACTTCCAACGCGAGGCCGTCCAGATGCTGCTCGATGGCCATACGGCCGCTTCGATCGTCGAACGGCTGGGCCTGTCGAGCACCACCATTCTTT is part of the Lignipirellula cremea genome and encodes:
- a CDS encoding alpha/beta hydrolase family protein, with the translated sequence MHYALIALSFVFFGSTLAHGQEPPRSVTALFSDFDPRQEPLDTKLVREWKNDGIVYRYVTYHIGTFKGQSARMAGFFAFPKGAKKLPGLLHVHGGGQRAFLHEVEFYAKRGYACLSINWGGREMEDAKPGDANTDWGAVDPTQQNVPGYFNLKPGEKYLDPFESPRNNNWYLLTLGARRGLTFLEQQPEVDADRLGVYGHSMGGNLTVYVAGTDDRVKVAAPSVGGSGFRTQPWPLLPEQRKQTPNGDVDLFNATIGFESYAAHITAPLLWLGATNDFHGIMDDTYRTGALIPHEEVRYSFTPHMNHRFTPEFAVTRPLWIDQHLQGTFEFPATPASRLLLVADDGVPLLEVTPDGSKPVERVHILYSVDPDPQARFWRTAEAKRTGNKWTAPLPILSVTQPLFAFANVHYRLEKPEPVPFALPTETFAISSLLHTATPDQLRTAGTKATDESSPLIDDFSRGWEDWYLLSARNPHHWEFSTRKLNDPKWRGQDRFRFALDVQSDKPNELVIVLTENFFRSYRGRSQEYVAVVNLNGGKSKQTLLLEPQDFKTTDGNALSSWKDLDLLSLRAYHDKGDRLFGSKSWMGPQPVFHKLWWENGNKDSKP
- a CDS encoding DUF6930 domain-containing protein; translated protein: MVDPGEQLKLGKGAAFVKSQLKRMRQKDETWEADFRALPKPIMQTATHYVGMVLSQPDGFLLAHSEISQSPTVNDLATLLAHAMKRPLVEGQHRPSRILLRKNPKWKSLLSALTDIGVQVDLVGELPIVDLEFNEFLAHMNEARSAGAIKPSKEQGKVEKTFPAIAQWVRGYGHIEIGDQEDFGFIARALDYGGLVFEDDKPRTLAESTAALEAALARWFENEGIEIEK
- a CDS encoding plasmid pRiA4b ORF-3 family protein; translated protein: MPTKKQIKPGEKVPLKLTLAERKMVLEDLMCLDQDFEQIIRDTPSGEPVMMTLDDLDDFGGYIAAEANHCEDNKKQKKLDAVFEKIQRLLDTYTDEASPQTLKIEDARQKKAISDQAVQIAEFAAKALVAAEQLRIKTKPLDHFWLAPAQRDVLLSVPTLSKAIKNKLAKEKPLTVVEVASMTMALAEDLQDGDARKPLAVLMATRYLVVAKHLMDRLQDGIMAKNAPPARKKSQRKPKAKPDVLYQFKITLLGAKPPIWRRIQVQDCTFDKLHEYIQTAMGWTNSHLHQFEIKGERYGDPELLDDDFDHFDGIDSTTTMLSRILPETGQRFAFKYKYDFGDGWEHEVLYEGCPPLEKDKKYPLCLEGERSCPPEDVGGMGGYYEFLAVIADPEHEDHERLLRWAGTFDPDAFDPKQATKEMKKGLPDWRKM